From the Alkalibacter rhizosphaerae genome, one window contains:
- a CDS encoding D-alanyl-D-alanine carboxypeptidase family protein, with product MIKNQEISIKDALAGLLLPSGNDAAMALAVHTARKVNNDPRLPVNEALQVFGDLMNQKAEELGMTSSHFINPHGLHDPSHVTSAKDLLTLTKAIRSNDFVSSLLDMPLYETEDGRYRFYSTNLYHHQKLDDVWFLYQKGANPQYREEVTGVKTGNTNEAGRCLIFSAEEGDTSIIGIVLHSDIPLVYEEGIAIMDGIFDGMEWVGDPAREDWDHILELEGLLFFPGEKLELTSLGSMSHLVQKDSLKDVSFRFVLETDKLGPNEEGTHRLLKTLEDGELVGNLEMVLEDRVLENVPAAVVKGRAPVEDWLPLGATGSVVLILFLGIRKKMMVKK from the coding sequence CTGATAAAAAATCAGGAGATCTCCATAAAGGATGCTCTGGCCGGTCTTCTCCTGCCTTCCGGCAACGACGCCGCCATGGCCCTGGCCGTCCATACGGCCAGAAAGGTGAATAACGATCCCCGGCTCCCTGTAAACGAGGCATTGCAAGTCTTTGGGGATCTTATGAACCAAAAGGCGGAAGAGCTGGGAATGACAAGCTCCCACTTTATCAACCCCCACGGGCTTCATGATCCCTCCCATGTCACTTCAGCGAAGGATCTTTTGACGCTGACAAAAGCCATAAGAAGCAACGACTTCGTCTCTTCCTTGCTGGACATGCCCTTATACGAGACGGAAGATGGAAGGTACCGATTCTACTCCACCAATCTCTATCATCACCAAAAGCTGGACGATGTCTGGTTTTTGTACCAGAAGGGAGCCAACCCCCAATACCGGGAGGAAGTGACCGGGGTAAAAACCGGAAATACCAATGAAGCCGGACGCTGTCTCATATTCTCGGCAGAAGAGGGTGATACGTCCATCATCGGCATTGTCCTTCACAGCGACATCCCTTTGGTCTATGAAGAAGGCATTGCAATCATGGACGGCATCTTTGACGGCATGGAGTGGGTGGGAGATCCCGCTAGGGAGGACTGGGATCATATTCTTGAATTGGAGGGCCTTTTGTTTTTTCCCGGTGAAAAACTGGAGCTGACCAGCCTGGGATCCATGTCCCATCTGGTACAGAAGGACTCATTGAAGGACGTTTCTTTTCGTTTCGTTCTGGAGACGGATAAACTTGGCCCCAATGAGGAAGGAACCCATCGGTTGTTGAAAACCCTGGAAGATGGGGAGCTCGTAGGAAATTTAGAGATGGTGTTGGAGGACAGGGTGCTGGAGAATGTCCCTGCAGCAGTGGTCAAGGGACGGGCACCTGTGGAAGACTGGTTGCCCCTGGGAGCCACGGGATCCGTAGTGTTGATCCTTTTCCTTGGAATACGAAAGAAAATGATGGTGAAAAAATGA
- a CDS encoding insulinase family protein, whose protein sequence is MELTTAQRYEGFVLISKNWIEENRSTGFLFEHEKTGARLFYLSNDDENKVFSITFKTPPADSTGLPHILEHSVLCGSRKYPVKEPFVELMKSSMNTFLNAMTFPDKTMYPVASMNERDFMNLMDVYLDAVFYPRIYDSPEIFYQEGWHYHLEELEDPIAYNGVVYNEMKGAFSNPEDVLGRRIQEILFPETAYGNESGGDPEVIPKLTYEDFLQFHKTYYHPSNSYIYLYGNGDVLKHLAYLNEAYLKDFEPIEDAGDIGIQPPFEKPIKVMKTYPIGEGEEAKDKTYLSMSFVTHRCTDGEKHLALDMLTHILSDAPSSPINKALLETGICKDVEGHYDGSILQPVVSILAKNANEGDEVLFEKTIRDTLESLVREGLDKDMVQGAINYTEFKLREADHGSYPKGLIYNMEIMESWLHGEDPSIHLEFQGYLDRIKAEADNGYFEELIQTHLLDNPHVATVVLLPEKGLSAKKDEEVALELEKLKNSLSQEALEQMQKDTLHLLEVQNTPDSQEDIDKMPVLPITDIRRTIEPIPMEVEEADGVQWIHHPIATNGINYIRLYFDVDHIPVEDLGYLSLLTHYIGEAGTHAYDYVKLNHAIEMHTGGIDLDIDIFGDAKALDVFRPKLVVKARVLEEKTTRLFELLKEMLLRTRMDEKQRLKEVLQSTKSKAEMDFMTVGHKIVSGRVMSYLSNTSKYAEQIGGLDFFRFISRLDANFEESWENIFENMERVATSVFDAGRLRISHTGSREGLSLVEKEMKDFLPLLGNKPAQNADLTFALAPKNEGIATPGKVLYVGKAYNIAALGHKYDASLQVVKTIMSTDYLWNKVRVQGGAYGAFFSVGRTGSLFMGSYRDPNLKNTLDVFDRAGEYLKNFKADRSTMDKYIIGTMSGLDTPMTPNMKGAFATGNLFRNVDDALLQKERLAILECSVEDVVGAAEIVEDAMKQNHFCVLGDEQKIKKEKDLFGEIIQVFEE, encoded by the coding sequence ATGGAACTTACAACAGCGCAACGATATGAAGGATTTGTATTGATCTCAAAAAATTGGATCGAGGAGAATCGATCCACCGGTTTCTTGTTTGAACATGAGAAGACGGGAGCAAGATTGTTCTACCTGTCCAACGACGATGAAAACAAGGTTTTTTCCATTACCTTCAAAACACCTCCTGCCGATTCAACAGGACTGCCCCATATTTTGGAGCATTCCGTCCTTTGCGGATCCCGTAAATATCCGGTGAAGGAACCCTTTGTGGAGTTGATGAAAAGCTCCATGAACACGTTTTTGAATGCCATGACCTTCCCGGACAAGACCATGTATCCTGTGGCCAGCATGAACGAGAGGGATTTCATGAACCTGATGGACGTGTATCTGGATGCGGTCTTCTATCCGCGGATCTACGACAGTCCGGAGATCTTCTACCAGGAGGGCTGGCACTATCATTTGGAAGAACTGGAAGATCCCATCGCCTACAATGGCGTGGTCTACAACGAGATGAAAGGCGCTTTTTCCAATCCGGAAGACGTCCTGGGTCGCAGGATCCAGGAGATCCTCTTTCCGGAGACCGCCTACGGCAACGAATCGGGGGGAGATCCGGAAGTCATTCCCAAGCTGACCTATGAAGATTTCCTGCAATTCCACAAGACCTATTACCATCCGTCCAACAGCTACATTTATCTCTATGGCAACGGCGATGTTCTGAAGCATCTGGCCTATTTGAACGAGGCCTACCTGAAGGATTTCGAACCCATAGAAGATGCCGGGGATATCGGGATCCAACCTCCCTTTGAAAAACCCATCAAAGTGATGAAGACCTATCCCATCGGAGAAGGGGAGGAAGCCAAGGACAAGACTTACCTGTCCATGAGTTTTGTCACCCATCGCTGCACCGACGGGGAGAAGCATCTCGCGCTGGACATGCTCACCCATATCCTTTCCGACGCCCCATCCTCGCCCATCAACAAAGCCTTGCTGGAAACGGGGATCTGCAAGGACGTGGAAGGCCATTACGACGGCAGCATCCTCCAGCCGGTGGTCAGCATCTTGGCGAAAAATGCCAATGAAGGGGACGAGGTCCTTTTCGAAAAGACCATACGGGACACTTTGGAATCTCTGGTTCGGGAAGGACTGGACAAAGACATGGTCCAGGGAGCCATCAACTATACCGAATTCAAATTAAGGGAAGCCGATCACGGATCTTATCCCAAGGGTTTGATCTATAACATGGAGATCATGGAAAGCTGGCTTCACGGTGAAGATCCAAGCATCCATCTCGAATTCCAAGGATATTTGGACCGGATCAAGGCAGAAGCGGACAATGGATATTTTGAAGAATTGATCCAGACCCATTTATTGGACAACCCTCATGTGGCTACAGTGGTCCTCTTGCCGGAAAAAGGCTTGTCCGCCAAGAAAGATGAAGAAGTGGCCCTGGAGCTGGAAAAATTGAAAAACAGTCTTTCACAGGAAGCGCTGGAACAGATGCAGAAGGATACCCTCCATCTGCTGGAAGTCCAGAATACGCCGGATTCACAGGAAGACATCGACAAGATGCCCGTACTGCCCATCACCGACATTCGAAGGACCATTGAACCCATTCCCATGGAAGTGGAAGAGGCAGACGGGGTACAGTGGATCCATCATCCCATTGCCACCAACGGGATCAATTACATTCGTTTGTACTTCGATGTGGACCACATCCCAGTTGAGGACCTGGGTTATCTGTCCTTATTGACCCACTATATCGGAGAAGCGGGGACCCATGCCTACGATTACGTAAAACTGAACCATGCCATCGAAATGCATACTGGAGGCATCGACCTGGATATCGACATTTTTGGGGATGCAAAAGCCCTGGATGTTTTCCGGCCAAAACTGGTGGTAAAGGCAAGGGTACTGGAAGAAAAGACTACCCGGTTGTTCGAGTTGCTGAAGGAAATGCTTCTGCGCACCCGTATGGATGAGAAACAGCGGCTGAAAGAAGTACTTCAAAGCACAAAATCCAAGGCGGAAATGGATTTCATGACCGTTGGCCACAAGATCGTCTCCGGTCGCGTCATGAGTTATTTGAGCAATACGTCCAAATATGCGGAACAGATCGGCGGCCTGGACTTTTTCCGGTTCATCTCCCGACTGGATGCGAATTTTGAAGAGAGCTGGGAAAACATCTTTGAAAATATGGAAAGGGTGGCAACGTCCGTGTTTGATGCAGGAAGACTGCGCATCAGCCACACAGGAAGCCGGGAAGGCCTTTCTCTGGTGGAAAAGGAGATGAAGGACTTCCTGCCTCTTCTTGGTAACAAACCGGCGCAAAACGCAGATTTGACCTTTGCCCTGGCCCCGAAAAACGAGGGGATCGCTACCCCCGGCAAAGTACTCTACGTGGGAAAAGCTTACAATATTGCAGCCTTGGGCCACAAATACGATGCATCGCTACAAGTAGTGAAAACCATCATGAGCACGGATTACCTGTGGAACAAGGTCCGGGTGCAAGGTGGAGCCTATGGCGCCTTCTTCTCCGTTGGAAGGACCGGAAGCCTCTTCATGGGATCCTATCGGGACCCCAACTTGAAAAACACCCTGGACGTCTTTGACCGGGCCGGGGAGTACCTGAAAAATTTCAAAGCGGACCGCTCCACCATGGACAAGTACATCATCGGAACCATGAGCGGTTTGGATACACCCATGACCCCAAACATGAAGGGAGCCTTTGCCACCGGCAATCTGTTCCGAAATGTGGATGATGCCTTGCTTCAAAAGGAGCGCCTGGCCATTTTGGAATGCAGCGTAGAGGATGTGGTGGGCGCCGCCGAGATCGTGGAGGATGCCATGAAGCAAAACCACTTCTGTGTACTGGGAGACGAGCAAAAAATCAAAAAGGAAAAAGACCTGTTTGGCGAGATCATCCAGGTATTTGAAGAATAA
- a CDS encoding replication-associated recombination protein A: MQQNFFRQNADENLKTTGPLASRMRPDTLEAFVGQEHILGKDKLLYRMIQADRITSILLYGPPGTGKTTLARIIANTTKSNFVQLNAVVSGVKDIRQVLEQAREDLGLYGKRTILFIDEIHRFNKSQQDALLPSVEEGLVILIGATTENPYFEVNGPLVSRSRIFRLHRLDESAILTLLERAIKDEEKGFGSLEVQADPKALDHLAKVADGDARNALNALELAVLTTQPNDEGIIFIDVDTAVECIQKRVVQYDKEGDNHYDHASAFIKSIRGSDPDAALYWMAKMLWAGEDPKFIARRIVISASEDVGNADPQALDVAVNVFRAVEIIGMPEARIHLAQAVTYLASAPKSNASYMGINRALSDIQNKRSGDVPPPLRDASYKGAKSMGHGKGYLYPHDYDNHYVKQQYLPEGMEHVRYYHPTQLGYEKKLYDYLHETKYKDEE, from the coding sequence ATGCAGCAGAACTTTTTTCGACAAAACGCGGACGAAAATTTGAAAACGACGGGTCCCCTGGCCAGCCGGATGCGTCCGGACACCCTGGAAGCTTTCGTGGGACAGGAACACATCCTGGGCAAGGACAAGCTATTGTATCGAATGATTCAGGCCGACCGGATCACTTCCATCCTGCTTTATGGACCGCCTGGCACAGGGAAAACCACCTTGGCCAGGATCATTGCCAACACCACCAAATCCAACTTTGTCCAACTCAATGCAGTAGTATCCGGGGTCAAGGATATTCGGCAAGTCCTGGAACAAGCCAGGGAAGATCTGGGGCTCTATGGAAAACGCACCATCCTGTTCATCGACGAGATCCATCGATTCAATAAAAGCCAGCAGGATGCTCTCTTGCCTTCCGTCGAGGAAGGTCTGGTCATTCTCATAGGCGCCACCACGGAAAACCCCTATTTTGAAGTCAACGGACCCCTGGTTTCCCGTTCCCGGATCTTTCGCCTCCATCGACTGGACGAAAGCGCTATTTTGACCTTGTTGGAAAGGGCCATCAAAGACGAAGAAAAGGGATTTGGATCATTGGAGGTCCAGGCGGATCCGAAAGCGCTGGACCACTTGGCAAAAGTGGCGGATGGAGATGCCAGAAACGCCCTGAATGCATTGGAGCTTGCAGTATTGACGACCCAACCCAATGACGAGGGGATCATTTTCATCGATGTGGATACTGCCGTGGAATGCATACAAAAGCGGGTCGTCCAGTACGACAAGGAGGGAGACAACCACTACGATCATGCCTCCGCCTTTATCAAAAGCATTCGAGGTTCCGATCCGGATGCAGCATTGTATTGGATGGCGAAGATGCTTTGGGCAGGGGAAGACCCCAAGTTTATCGCCAGGCGCATCGTCATCTCCGCCTCCGAAGATGTGGGGAATGCGGATCCACAGGCTTTGGACGTGGCCGTCAACGTCTTTCGGGCCGTGGAGATCATCGGCATGCCAGAAGCAAGGATCCATCTGGCACAGGCGGTGACCTACCTGGCCAGCGCACCCAAGAGCAATGCATCTTATATGGGGATCAACCGGGCTTTGTCGGACATACAGAACAAACGTTCGGGAGACGTTCCCCCGCCATTGCGGGATGCCAGCTACAAAGGAGCAAAGTCCATGGGCCATGGGAAAGGCTATCTGTATCCCCATGACTACGACAATCATTACGTCAAGCAACAGTACCTGCCGGAAGGCATGGAGCACGTTCGATATTACCATCCCACCCAGTTGGGCTATGAAAAGAAACTATACGATTATCTCCATGAAACAAAATACAAGGACGAGGAGTAA
- the ltaE gene encoding low-specificity L-threonine aldolase produces MKPIDFRSDTITQPTPVMREAMAHAQVGDDVYMEDPTLTALEDLAAEMTGKEKALFVPSGTMGNQIAVNVFTDHGNEVILEENCHIFTYEAGGIGAISGVQSRLIPSNKGVLSVETIEKAVRGVDIHYPETALICLENTHNKAGGTVTDVPTMKAIYEFAQHKNIPVHLDGARIFNAATALGVPVSELTQYTDSVMFCLSKGLCAPVGSMLAGTEDFIDRARKVRKMLGGGIRQGGILAAAGIIALQEMTGRLEEDHRHAKVLAQGLNAMDGLSVDVDFVQTNILMCDVTDEEVDLEDLMKQAREEGVLVNAMGARRLRFVTHYYITEEDIHKTLEVFAKIMKKS; encoded by the coding sequence ATGAAACCAATCGATTTTAGAAGCGATACCATCACCCAGCCCACACCGGTCATGCGAGAGGCCATGGCCCATGCCCAGGTAGGGGATGACGTATATATGGAAGATCCTACACTGACCGCACTGGAAGATCTGGCAGCGGAGATGACGGGGAAAGAAAAAGCATTGTTTGTCCCAAGCGGGACCATGGGCAATCAAATCGCCGTCAATGTCTTTACCGATCATGGAAACGAAGTGATACTGGAAGAAAATTGCCATATTTTTACCTACGAGGCAGGAGGGATCGGTGCCATCAGCGGCGTGCAAAGTCGTTTGATCCCATCAAATAAGGGAGTTCTATCTGTAGAAACCATTGAAAAAGCAGTACGGGGAGTTGACATCCACTACCCCGAAACGGCCCTCATCTGTCTGGAGAACACCCATAACAAGGCGGGTGGGACCGTCACCGATGTTCCCACCATGAAAGCCATTTATGAATTCGCCCAACATAAAAACATTCCGGTCCATTTGGACGGCGCCCGAATCTTCAATGCGGCCACCGCCCTGGGAGTTCCTGTATCAGAATTGACCCAGTATACCGACTCTGTCATGTTTTGTTTGTCCAAGGGGCTGTGCGCTCCTGTGGGGTCCATGTTGGCGGGAACGGAAGATTTTATTGACCGGGCCCGAAAAGTACGAAAAATGCTGGGCGGCGGCATACGACAGGGAGGGATCCTGGCAGCTGCCGGCATCATCGCCTTACAGGAGATGACGGGGAGATTGGAAGAGGATCATCGCCATGCCAAGGTTCTTGCACAAGGTCTCAACGCCATGGACGGTTTGTCCGTCGACGTGGATTTTGTCCAGACAAACATCCTCATGTGCGATGTGACCGATGAAGAGGTGGATCTGGAAGACTTGATGAAGCAGGCCCGGGAAGAAGGCGTTTTGGTCAATGCCATGGGCGCCAGACGGTTGCGCTTTGTCACTCATTACTACATAACGGAAGAAGACATCCATAAAACGTTGGAAGTATTTGCTAAGATCATGAAGAAATCTTAG
- a CDS encoding Eco57I restriction-modification methylase domain-containing protein, with the protein MLKDHKRCIEGYLNKLNSEKGSLTMVKAVLSKMLMDKGYVDPILPEVLVFDFRLHHIMEGWTGKPIPEPPWEDILPDENEKILLLDFFKQAPSFQDADPILLGETFQMEMDKEKNRQHGVFYTPLELIQILWDMVEEPVLEGRRVLDPACGAGFILCFWYERLRDEYRNKGWSDLLAHREILEHQLYGMDLDPMAAWVTATMIQLHHPVHIPVPGIRSGDFLLDGEDMPAMDLVVGNPPYVGHKQLDRGYFQKLKERYPVVYYDKGDLAYCFFQQGLSTLKEGGKLAFITSRYYFEAQNAAGLRRYLLEHGRIRKILDYYGQRPIPEVKVDPAITVVEKTLETPVSQRVEVRRFQEENESFSKPFMVNDANLQLEGWTLLEPLERAIVDKIKSKRSLMLKEIWRSRQGIITGLDKAFILDQEEATFFPQEFIKMWIKNSQVRPFKIVTSEKRLLHTDGIDNLEETPSVRDRLEPYRDRLANRRECQKGLRAWHHLQWGRDRLFFEGEKVVYPYKASSSRFALDQNGSFYSADIYGFTIPAGGIHHHTNKSVIALLNSQLYDFYFKTFGKKLGGDLYEYYPNTVGRLIIPVMGQQEVKALECCHDQIASLDPSRREEGWKELNQWVYDYFSITKEEKTHLERRKEIKI; encoded by the coding sequence TTGTTGAAGGATCACAAGAGGTGCATCGAAGGATATTTGAACAAGCTAAATAGCGAAAAAGGATCCCTGACCATGGTCAAGGCGGTCTTGTCCAAAATGCTGATGGACAAAGGCTATGTGGATCCCATCCTGCCGGAAGTTCTGGTATTTGATTTCCGACTCCATCACATTATGGAAGGTTGGACGGGCAAACCGATCCCTGAACCGCCATGGGAGGATATATTGCCCGATGAAAACGAGAAGATCCTATTGCTTGATTTTTTCAAACAGGCACCCAGTTTCCAGGATGCAGATCCGATTTTGCTGGGGGAAACCTTTCAAATGGAAATGGACAAGGAAAAAAACAGGCAGCACGGCGTTTTTTATACACCATTGGAACTGATCCAAATCCTTTGGGACATGGTGGAGGAACCCGTCCTGGAAGGAAGAAGGGTCCTGGACCCTGCTTGCGGGGCAGGTTTCATACTATGCTTTTGGTATGAGCGGTTGCGTGATGAATATCGAAATAAGGGTTGGAGCGATCTGTTGGCCCATCGGGAAATCTTGGAGCATCAGTTGTACGGCATGGACCTGGACCCAATGGCGGCCTGGGTCACAGCAACCATGATCCAACTCCATCACCCTGTCCACATTCCGGTTCCCGGTATCCGCAGCGGTGACTTTCTTCTGGATGGTGAAGATATGCCGGCAATGGACCTGGTAGTTGGCAATCCTCCATATGTAGGACACAAGCAGCTGGATCGAGGATATTTTCAGAAACTGAAGGAAAGGTATCCTGTCGTTTACTACGACAAGGGGGATCTTGCCTATTGCTTTTTTCAGCAGGGTCTTTCAACCTTGAAGGAAGGCGGCAAGCTGGCTTTCATCACATCTCGATATTATTTCGAAGCGCAAAATGCTGCAGGTTTGCGACGATATCTTTTGGAACATGGACGGATCCGCAAGATCCTGGACTACTACGGACAGCGACCCATACCGGAAGTGAAAGTGGATCCGGCCATAACAGTAGTGGAAAAAACACTGGAAACACCGGTGTCCCAACGGGTGGAAGTCCGGCGATTCCAGGAAGAGAATGAATCCTTCAGCAAACCCTTTATGGTCAATGACGCTAATCTGCAGCTGGAAGGATGGACGTTGCTGGAACCTTTGGAACGAGCCATCGTGGATAAAATAAAAAGCAAAAGATCTCTGATGTTGAAGGAGATCTGGCGTTCCCGCCAGGGGATCATCACGGGTTTGGACAAAGCATTCATTCTGGATCAGGAGGAAGCAACATTCTTTCCCCAAGAATTCATTAAGATGTGGATCAAAAACAGTCAGGTTCGACCTTTTAAGATCGTAACGTCTGAAAAAAGACTTCTCCATACGGATGGGATCGACAATCTGGAGGAAACTCCATCTGTTAGGGACCGCTTGGAACCCTATCGGGATCGTCTGGCAAACCGCCGGGAATGCCAAAAGGGCTTGCGAGCCTGGCATCATCTGCAATGGGGTAGGGATCGGTTGTTTTTTGAAGGGGAAAAGGTGGTTTACCCCTACAAAGCCTCCTCCAGCCGGTTTGCACTGGACCAAAACGGATCTTTTTACAGTGCCGATATCTATGGGTTTACCATACCTGCCGGAGGGATCCACCATCACACCAACAAAAGTGTCATAGCCCTTCTCAATTCTCAACTATATGATTTTTATTTTAAAACCTTCGGTAAAAAATTGGGTGGAGATCTCTACGAATACTATCCAAACACGGTGGGCCGGCTGATCATACCCGTTATGGGACAGCAGGAAGTCAAAGCATTGGAATGCTGTCACGACCAGATCGCGTCCTTAGATCCTTCCCGTCGTGAGGAAGGTTGGAAGGAATTGAATCAATGGGTCTATGATTACTTTTCCATTACGAAAGAAGAAAAAACACATCTTGAACGGCGAAAGGAGATCAAAATATGA
- the glyA gene encoding serine hydroxymethyltransferase encodes MGFSIIKDYDPEIYDAMAKELYRQENNLELIASENLVSKEVIEVMGSHLTNKYAEGYPGKRYYGGCEYVDVVETIAKERIEKLFGAEYSNVQPHSGVQANMAVYFAFLKPGDTVLGMDLAHGGHLSHGSPVSMSGSYYNFISYGINKDTEILDYEQLEMLARKHHPKMIVAGASAYPRFIDFERIAKVAKEVGALFMVDMAHIAGLIAGGAHPSPIPHADIVTTTTHKTLKGPRGGAILCRKELGKAIDKAIFPGSQGGPLMHIIAAKAVALKEALTPEFSQYQKQVAANANVLANTLMDLGFKLLSNGTDNHLMLLDLRNVGLTGKFAEKALDQVHITANKNAIPFDPESPFITSGIRLGTPAITARGMKEAQMVLVGEAIHDCLVKKDNEAAMKKVENLVKEFPAYAK; translated from the coding sequence TTGGGTTTTTCTATTATCAAGGATTATGATCCCGAAATTTACGATGCCATGGCAAAAGAGTTGTACCGGCAGGAAAACAACCTGGAACTGATCGCTTCCGAGAACCTGGTCAGCAAGGAAGTCATTGAAGTTATGGGTAGCCATTTGACCAACAAATATGCAGAAGGGTATCCCGGGAAACGCTACTATGGCGGTTGTGAATATGTAGATGTTGTAGAAACCATTGCCAAAGAGCGGATCGAAAAACTTTTTGGAGCGGAATACTCCAATGTACAGCCTCATTCCGGCGTGCAGGCCAACATGGCCGTCTACTTTGCCTTTTTAAAGCCCGGAGATACGGTGCTGGGGATGGATCTGGCCCATGGCGGTCATTTGAGCCACGGCAGTCCTGTCAGCATGTCGGGAAGCTATTATAATTTTATTTCCTATGGCATCAATAAAGACACGGAGATTTTGGATTACGAGCAGCTGGAAATGCTGGCGCGAAAACACCACCCGAAAATGATCGTTGCCGGCGCAAGCGCCTATCCACGATTCATCGACTTCGAGCGGATCGCAAAAGTGGCAAAAGAAGTGGGCGCACTTTTCATGGTAGACATGGCCCATATCGCCGGTTTGATCGCCGGTGGAGCCCATCCATCGCCGATCCCTCATGCGGACATCGTCACCACCACCACCCACAAGACCCTCAAAGGACCCAGGGGAGGAGCCATCCTCTGCCGAAAGGAACTGGGAAAGGCCATTGACAAAGCCATCTTCCCGGGAAGCCAGGGTGGACCGTTGATGCACATCATCGCTGCAAAAGCTGTAGCCTTGAAAGAGGCCTTGACGCCGGAGTTTTCCCAATATCAAAAACAAGTGGCGGCCAATGCAAACGTGCTGGCCAACACATTGATGGATCTTGGGTTCAAACTCTTGTCCAATGGAACGGACAATCATCTGATGCTGCTGGATCTTCGGAATGTAGGTCTGACGGGTAAATTTGCGGAAAAAGCGTTGGATCAGGTCCACATAACAGCAAACAAGAATGCCATCCCATTTGACCCGGAAAGTCCATTCATCACCAGCGGAATCCGATTGGGGACACCGGCCATTACGGCACGGGGCATGAAGGAAGCCCAGATGGTCCTCGTAGGAGAAGCCATCCACGATTGCCTGGTAAAAAAAGACAATGAGGCAGCTATGAAAAAGGTGGAAAACCTGGTCAAGGAGTTCCCGGCCTACGCCAAATGA
- a CDS encoding tRNA threonylcarbamoyladenosine dehydratase has protein sequence MKNTVVSEEFVRTQMLLGGEAMEKLGKARVAVFGIGGVGSFAVEGLVRSGVEEFLLVDADVVCSTNLNRQLHATRKTIGKAKVDVMKERILEINPRAQVWTQKVMYTPENAEEVLEGDWDYIIDAIDTVTGKLHLIMQAKERNIPIISAMGAGNKLDPTQFEVSDIHKTSVCPLAKVMRRELKKRGVKKLKVVYSRETPITPLDLEEHCETNLVDRPENQLVIKPKRQTPGSISFVTSVMGLILAGEVVKDLIR, from the coding sequence ATGAAAAACACCGTTGTTTCGGAAGAATTTGTTCGCACCCAGATGCTGTTGGGCGGTGAAGCCATGGAAAAACTGGGAAAGGCCAGGGTAGCCGTATTTGGGATCGGCGGCGTTGGAAGTTTTGCCGTGGAAGGTCTTGTTCGTTCCGGAGTGGAAGAATTTTTATTGGTGGATGCAGATGTGGTCTGCAGCACCAATTTGAACCGTCAACTTCACGCCACTCGAAAAACCATCGGCAAGGCCAAAGTGGATGTGATGAAGGAACGGATCCTGGAAATCAATCCCAGGGCTCAGGTGTGGACCCAAAAAGTGATGTATACTCCGGAAAATGCAGAAGAAGTATTGGAAGGGGACTGGGACTACATCATCGATGCCATCGATACGGTGACTGGAAAACTTCATTTGATCATGCAGGCAAAGGAGAGAAACATCCCCATCATCAGTGCCATGGGAGCAGGCAACAAGCTGGATCCCACCCAATTTGAAGTCAGCGATATCCACAAAACCTCCGTTTGTCCCCTGGCCAAAGTCATGCGCAGGGAACTGAAAAAAAGAGGGGTCAAAAAGTTGAAAGTGGTATATTCCAGGGAAACGCCCATCACCCCCCTGGATTTGGAAGAACACTGTGAAACCAATCTGGTGGATCGTCCGGAAAACCAATTGGTCATCAAACCGAAAAGACAGACGCCAGGCAGCATTTCTTTTGTGACCTCCGTCATGGGCTTGATCCTAGCCGGGGAAGTCGTGAAAGATCTGATTCGCTAA